The nucleotide window AGTTTCTAAATTCACTAGAACgtaaacatttttatttcaaggCAGTGAGTGAATAATCTTGTTCAAAGTTGAATCAGGACATGAAATCATGAATTAcccaaaaaagtaaattaatatAGCTCTTAAagcattatccaaaaaaaaaaggatacaaGTTGGCTCATCCATATGTCGGCATGACATGGCATAGAAGTTGGCAGCAAATATAAGACAAGTTACTAAAATCCAGACATTCTTCTTTTTGTCCGtaataaacaaaaatgttttttgttgagaaaaggACTAAACTTGTGATGCTAAAAGAACTGGACtaatttgtgtaaaaaaaatatcttatggaCTAAGATGTTACATAAGTTGGTTCATTTAGTATTTAAATTTGCAAAATAGAAATTTAGtccataataatatatttttgtctacACACACATCTATGCTGAAGTTTTATATACAGTGTTAGTAGAAACATATAGGAACAGAAATCAATATAGCTATGGTTACCTTatactaactaactaactaactcttaacaaataataattaattacaaaTGATAAACTCTAATAGTTTTGTAAatttaaaatctgaaaaaactTCATTCTTTAACTAAAAAGGTGAAAGTGGTGAAAGGTCTAAAAAGGTCAAATGATAAACCCAAGTCAATAAAACACAACTAATGGGTCCAAAGTTTTGAAGTCcacaaaatcttaatttttaagAGAATCCCACACTCACTAGCAAGATCCACCTTCAACTTCATCGTCATCACCACAAACTCTCACCGTAACAACCTTCTTCATCAAATATGCAACCTCAGGAACCAGAAGTAGCACTACCATTTGAATTTGAACTAAATCAAGGTGAGAGTTTTCGTCAAGGTATTTGGTTAAATTGAACCTGGAAATCCATGTATTTTTTGGTAAAGTTTATATATTCTAATTTTGAGTGTTAGTGACAGATCCAGGATATTTAGGTTGTGGTTGTGGGggcatttatatatatatgtgattttattaTGCATGCGTAAAATTGTTtacataataaattttatatattcaaaatacaATATCTTACTGTGTTTAATAAATGGAGGATATAAAATATTAGGTAGTACACCGTTAGACTGAATCTGcttttaaatcatttttattgaTCCGTGCATCAACTCATTCATCATCAAACACATAAGTAATAAAGTCATAATTGATTAAAGTATAGATAATACTTTTATATACTATAAGATAAACATACTAAGTAGCATTCATGATATTGTTTACTATACTATCAAGTACGACACTTTGCATTTTattcttctaaaaaaacaacatatagaTAGCAAGAATTACAATTGAGTTTAGTGCCAATATATTAATGGGGGCACTAGGTCTAGCCCACGTATTGATATGAATACATCCGTCCCTGGTGTTAGTGTTtgaattttcatataaattctcttttttttttttgatagatcTATGTCATAATTGCTTCGACATGAAATGTGTCAATGTTCAATCACTTCCAAATTAGGCagacaataacaacaacattctgTATACAAACTCTACCAAAAATCAACTTTAGTAttagaataaaaattgaaaaataaatatatgtaaacAATGGTGTTCAAGATGAGTTCTCATCAGcatctatttatttatattgaaaagaaaataaaatcatataccACGATCCAAGTATTTGAAAGGAGTAAtgcaaaagaaacaaaacaatagTATCTGAAGTATATTTGCATAGAACCTATACCTTATTCTAAATATCCACATAGGAAGATACCAGATTTCAGTTAAGATGCGTcccaaaaaattgaagaaaaccAATGTCAATATTCAACACCAAAATAGAAAGATTAGAAAAAGTAAACACTCTAATTAGACGACAAATGTCATACTTGCTATAATACTAAGCttgctttattattatctataGATTTGCGAGTTTCAAATTATAGCAAACCTTGTTTATCTGATGCTTATTTTGTGTTGTGATTGTGACCATTACCGCAACAAGGACATCTGCCTCGTCCTTTTCTATCGCGGTCTAATGCTTTTCTACCAAGACGTCTGccatcatcaccaccatcatctccTGATGGTTCTCAATCAGGAGGAAGTCTGTCACCTCCATCATTGCTCCCTCATGCTCCATCAAGAGGCGAGCTGCTTCAGCTTTCTTCTTCAAGCATTGCATTTGGCTCCAGCAAGAGCATGTTTAGCTATAAGGAGCTTTGGGACGGAACGGATGGCTTCTCTGATGCTAACTACCTAGGAAAAGGGGGATTTGGATCTGTACACAAAGGTATTCTCCCTGATGGTAAAGAGATTGCTGTTAAGCAGCTGAAAGCTGATAGCAGTCAAGGAGAAAGCGAATTTAAAGCTGAAGTTGAGATTATTAGCCGTGTTCATCACAAACATCTTGTCTCTCTTGTTGGATACTGCAGCGCTGGTTATGAGATGCTACTTGCTTATGAATTTGTTCCTAACAAAACATTGGAATTCCATTTACATggtacatttttgtttttggtcactCTTTTGTGTTGCACAATACTTTTGCTAGAAGTGTTCTTTAATTCTTATGGTTATTTTTGAACTGCAGGAAAAGCTCAAACGATACTTGATTGGTCAGCAAGACAACTAATTGCTGTAGGATCTGCGAAAGGACTTGAATATCTTCATGAAGATTGTAGGTTCTGTACTTTTGACAGTCATTTTTTTATGAGTAaagatacatagacacccttaggtggcaatacaccctttgacacccacacaaaaatctgacacgtagtcacgtggaccccgcacaagcacactttctcttttctctcctcttctctcttcctaatgcatggggtgtacaaggATGTATGGGaataaagggtgtctatgtatcattactctttttttagTATCAAATTGATTGTTTATTGTATATTTCTCTTTGTTCAGGTAATCCTAAGATCATTCACCGTGATATTAAAGCTGCTAACATCCTTCTCGATTCTAAGTTTGAAGCAAAGGTATGTTCCATTACACATCTTCTTGTGGCAGTGGTGATGCACTGTTTAAAATGTTCTAATAATTAAGTTGTGAATATTAGTTTAATTTAGTATCGAATTTCTGTTGAAAGGTTGCTGATTTTGGTCTTGCAAAGGATTCACCTGATTCCAGCACTCACGTTTCTACTCAAGTGAAGGGGACTTTCGGGTATGAAAAAATTTATTCCCTTCCTCTCAACATatcatttatgatatattaagCTCATGAATTATCAATAGCTGCTTACAGGTATCTGGATCCAGAATATGCTTATACTGGACGACTTACTGATAAATCCGATGTTTACTCTTATGGAGTCGTGCTCCTTGAGTTAATAACTGGACGAGTAGCGATTGATAAAGCTAACCCTCACATGGACGTTAATTTGGTTGAGTGGGTAAGTGTTATACCACCATAGAGTTTATATATTACTCCCTCCTTCTCATAATAACCGACTcatttgtaaaaacaattgtcCTACCTCCTAATATATAtgctttatttcatttttaaaatttataaattatttcctCTTTTGAATGATACCCTAGCATAACCCTAACTTTTAACTACAACCATCTTTCATCATCACAGGCTAGGCCTTTTTTCATGCGTgctttaaaaggaaaaaatgatcTGGTTGATCCAAGGCTTAAGAAGCAATTTGACCGTAAAGAGATGACTCATATGGTAGCATGCGCTGCAGCTTGCACGCGTCAGTCAGCAAAGGATCGACCAAAGATGAGCCAGGTAATGTGAAGAATTTGTTTTATCGTTTACCCTACCTGTTTATTTTCAACTGTcattcttcttttcaaaaaataattgtccTGATCTCCAAAAACTTTTGTTCTCTGTTTATTTGTACTCCGTTTATTtctctgtttcaaaatgaatactACCTCTATTCTTAAATATAAAACTCTTTTGGCAAAATCACGGGAAGTaagaaagttgtttataatcatcattgtttttacaattttggtACATAGTTATTATTGAAGTGTAACACAAAAAGAGATAGAAGATAGTCTATTGGATAACAAAGAGGAACATGGTGCCCTTTAGTTGCTTGAGCAACAAGTTATAGTAGCTTAGGGAGATTTAGAATTAGTAACCCTATGTAACTAACTCCCTTAAATCTAGGAACAATTAGTTGTGTTACAATGAAGCATATACACAGTAATATAGCGTGTACCTTCTGTAACAAACTATAAAACCATGTTGTACCTTCATTTGCAAGTTAATACAAATTCTACTCATTTTACtctatgttttctctctttttctctctgTTTCTTCTTCACTCAATAGTTATTAATTGAAAGATATAgttggaaagaaaaaatgtgaaattcatttcaaaataattttttcttcttctaaataATACTCATATcgaaacatgtttttttttttttttggtacaaaagagggcaaaGCCCAATCGAAACATGTTGTTTAGTAAATAATAAACCTATCTGTTTACTCTCGATAGAGAAATAGATGTAACAagactattattttatttttttgtgtaagATAAccttaaaaacaatgaaaaatgaataGATGTAGTATCAAGTATTAATAAGCTAAACTCATATCTGATTATACGACACATAAGGCAAAATATATTGCCTGATTTAATTGGGAATGTAGAatcttgaattatataatcttcATTTATTtgccatatatttttttggaaatgatAGATACAATGacaaaatttatcaagaaaatttctAAGACAGTGTATTTACTAACATTTTTCCTTAATTACACACTATTACCTCCCTTGATTTCCgtcaaataacaaatttaattggttgaaaccttttcttgataaattcttgataaaaactCTCTAGATAAATAgcaaggcaaattctatggtacactcaaaagtttgagtgtaccgatacaccaatttgttaaaataataattaaatgagttgatttttgaagaaaagtaattattttatgtaattgacaattatcaaaattaaatattatttaccaaaagcgtcgacaaaataaaatataatttttctgaattttaattacttataacaaagaatattgattactttttataagaaatgttaaaaatttaatattatttttataaacaatggaATGATGTTtcttattatgagatgatgttttctaaaatattttgacaaGAATCTtactccaatttttttattttgagttcaTGCTATACACCTATATCCTTCTATATTTGAGCATATTTTAAGTCTAAAAATCATATATACTAGGTTGTGCGAGTTCTGGAAGGAGCTGTGCCAGTAGAAACTCTTAAAGCAGGGGTTACACGTGGACACAGCAGGGGTTACAGCAGAGACTACAATAGTCAACAACACAGAGAAGAAGGCATGACAAAGTTGAAAAAAATAGCATCCGTTTTGAAAGGGAAATGGAAATCAGAACAGTGAAGGATTCAGTAGAAGTTCATGAGGCTTGACTTGACATAGGTGTTTGTTcgtttttttagtaaaaattcATGAAGCAATTGAATTTTGCTTGACTGATATGTTTGTTTGATGGCAGTACAAACCTACTCTTTTAGGGCTTTTATTTGTTGTATCTTTGTATATCATTTAGATATTTTGGGGACATGGGACAGATTTAGTATTACATAACCTTCGAGATGTATCTACCAtgagtgtgtatatatatatatatatatatgggattaTTTTGGTTCAATTATAAGGGTTTTACAACTGTATTTAAGGGATTCGAACTCATTATCTTAAGGTTACAACACTAAGCACATAACATAATGTGGTGTTGTGTAAGATCATTTTGATACAATTATAAGGTATAAAGTATACGGAAGAAGAGtcctaaaaattgaataaatataacatcgatgtagatttttttttttttaaggaacattGATATAGCTTTTATGTCTATTTGCGACATAACATATTATGGTACGTACGTATATATTTACCAGACTACTAGGCTATGATTTTGCTTGCTAAAACCTTGTAGTTTTCACGTCTTCTAAAAGCTTATGAAGGTGAAGTTTACGGTCTTTTTATAGAGAAATAATGGGCAGTGAATCTTGGTCTTGATAGCTTTTTATAGAGAAATGGATACCATGGCTGGCACACCTTTCAGCTAGCTATGACAGCAGGCTCATCCATATGTTGACGTGACATGGCAGCAAATATAAAGacataattaaaatgaaaaaacaaagttaaataaAGATATTTTCCATGTTCATCCAACAACGTGCACAACAAACAAATCctcatttcataaaaaaggtATAAAGAAAGAGTTAAAAAAATCCACAAATATATATAGGACATACATTCTTCTTTTTGTCTGTAAAATTAGAGTATAGATATATAATCATGTTCCTCAGCTTATGAACATGGTTTTGAAACTGGTCCTAGTATATAGATTGAAGCATGATGTGAGTGTATAGActaaaatgtttttgttgtcATTCTTTGTCGAGAAAAGGACTAAATTTGTGATGCTAAAAGGAGTAATTTgtggcaacaaaaaaaaaacttacagacTAAATTTCTATTTTGCAAATTTAAAAGACTAAATGAACCAACTTATATAATTTCAAGGACTAAAATATCATTTACTCTTTACtcaaatttaacaaatataCGGGTAAATGTGAAAAAGAAAGCGACACAAAATGTATTTGTAATAACACCAGGCTAAAGAGAAAGTCTTCTATTGACACATGCACAATtccaaattcaaaatattttggcaTGCTCATTTAAAGAATTTCACCTTCATTCCATTGATGAGTTTCTAAAAGTTTGGGGATATATTTACTTTGCTCTTTGAATAATTTCAAAACCTTTTAGACTGCTCGATGAAACTCGTTTGTATTTGCGCTATAGTCCGTAGGTAGCCGTCATAAACCTAAATAGTGAAATTAAAGGCTAAACAGcgagttaagatcctctccatttgagTCTATAAATGTTGATGAATTCGAAACTTGTTTCAGCTAATTTAGAACTTGCAATTATATCTAGATATATCTAGGATTTTAAATGAGAATGTGTGCATAGACCAACTTATAATTGTTTCATATTGCAAAAAAGTGAAGGAGAATTAATTAAggttttctagagagagaagttCTAACTtctctctacctctccttcCGAGCTCTATTTAGGGTTTCCATATTCATCTAAGTGGTGGTTTTCCACAGCACCTCCTGGCCTTCCCCAGCACCTCCTGACGATTCATATATGATTTAGTAATTTACTACCTAACCCATTTAGGGTTAATTCGATCGATAATCATTCATATATGATTTAGTAATTTACTACCTAACCCATTTATGGTTAATGTGGGGGCTAATGAGTGAATAGACATAGCAATTGTGAGTGgtaatttcttaaaaataaaataaaataaaataaaatgtgagtGGTACTTAGAGTCCTGCCATAGAGTCACATGTGAATGCCACATTGAAGACTAGATTGCGTTCTTTATGCTTTCTTCCAATTAAAGTGAGACTATATTTTACAACTGTATTCAAAGGATTCGAACACAGTATCTTAAGATTACAACACTAAGCACATAAAATGATGCATTGTTTAGTAAGCTCATTTTGATTCAATTATGAGGGTTTTACAACTCTATTTAAGGGATTCGAACTCAATATCTTAAGGTTACAACACTAAGCACATAAAATAATGTGGTGTTGTGTAAGCTCCTTTTGATTCAATTATAAGGTATAAAGTATGCAGAAAAAGCCTcctaaaaattgaatcaaatgtAACATTGATGTCACTTTTATGTCTATTTATGACATAACATACATAACATATTATGGTACATATATATTTACAAGACAACTAGGCTAAGATTTTGCTGGCTAAAATCTTGTAGTCTTGACGTCTTTTAAAAGCTTATGAAGATAAAGTTTAGGTCTTTTTATACGGAAATAAATGGGCTGTGAATCTTGGTCTTGATAGCTATTTACACCATTGAGAGACtatggttttttttaatgttacatGAGAAAAATTTACGTTGAATGTTAGTCCCCAAATTTACGATTTTATTCCTATTcctatttgtattatttttctttgacaatAATTCCTATTTGCattaaaaacattattattaagACAATAATTCCATGGCTGGCACACCTTTCAGCAATGACAGCCTCATCCATATGTTGGCGTGACATGGCATACAAGTTGGCAGAAAAATAAAGacataattaaaatgaaaaaacaaagttaaataaatatattttccatGTTCATCCTACAACGTGCACAACAAACAAATCctcatttcataaaaaagaaataaagagttaaaaaaatacacaaatataTAGGACAaacattcttctttttttgacaaatatatagGACAAACATTCTTCTTTTTGTCTGTAAAATtagagtgtatatatatataatcatgttCCTCAGCTTATGAACATGGTTTCGAAACTGATCCTAGTACAGATTAAAGCATGATGTGTGTATAGACAACAATGTTTTTGTGATGCTAAAAGGACTGAaaatttgtgtcaaaaaaaatcttatggaCTAAATTTCTATTTTGCAAATTTAAAAGACTAAGTGAACTAACGAATATAATTTCAAGGACTAAAATATCGTTTACTCAAATTTAACAAGTATACGAGTAAATGTGTGAAAAAGAAAGTGACATTAAATGTATTTCTAATAACACTCTAGCTATAATAGCTTAGAGCTTGTGCTATCTTTGCACAATTGTATTGCTTACTTTTGCTCATTTTGGGTAAAGAAAACTACTTTTTCAGTTCATATAATACTCCTATGTTTTCTTTTGAGGGCCTTGAGGTTTGTTGTGTTTGTGTCACTGAAATTCTACATATACTGTAAGCAATGGAGGTTGAGTTTAGAAGAAGTAACTAATCTTCTATAATATGATGAATTAAAGTTTAAAAATCAATTAGGAGAGGTGGTCATGGAACCAGATCCTCTCCTTCAAAATTGCCACCATCTCTCTCCTTCACCAAATCTTAGTCATTGGATCAATCTAattgttgacatttttttttggaacaatagtcattaaaaaggaaaaaaaacataaaagaaataacaaaaaacatcaACACTCCTTGGAATAAAAAATTGGGTTGGGATTTTTGTACTATGGGAgatgcttcttcttcttcccttcttccCTTCTAGTACGTCTGCACTCTCCAATCTAAAAAACTCTCACGTGAAAACACATCATCTcattaagttgttttcatgctATTTGTagtctttttccttttctataaTACAAACTTTTTGTAGTCTGTTGGAACGCTACcattctttgttttattttattttgtgacaacattcattttcttttacttaGTAGTCAAAAAACAgtaggagagagaaaaagaaagataataagaacataatgtgacccagagaaaattgtttaaaaattgtcacaaaatgattgtataactatcatttatcttttgaatttttaagctttCATTGAAACaactaattttcaaaaacattgATTTACGTTTAAGTAGTACGATTTCTCCTCCTCGTGGCTTAGGGTTGGTTCTAATATTATGTGTGGCTTAGATCAGTTGGATATTACGTTAGGTATAATAAGAAAACTAACTTTGatagtccttaaaaaaacatttaactttgattttgatggtaTACTGTATCACAAGGGGCTACTACAAGGGGATGAATTCTACCCTTGCCATCCCCCAGATAAGTCCTGCTTTTAACACTCATATTTATTTAAACTTGTGAAGCACGTCTGAAGAGAACTTCCTAGAATGACCTTGCCAAAAGCTTGAGAAGAATGAAATCGCACAGAACAAAGAACTCTTTGACAATTTTGACAATACAGATGAATATGTCAACGCTGATCTTTATGTACCATCGAAGAAGAACAACAAACTAAATGAGGGAAGCAGCGGTCTGAATAAAACACCAGAAAAAGACCCATGGAGAAAAAATCACCGCCCCAAAGTCATTATAGAAGGAAACTCCAAAAGAACGTAACTCTGAAGCCAACGACTCCAAAGCCTGCTCaatcaaaagaaaatacaaCTAGCAAGGGGAAGTACGTGAGAAGAAAACCACCATGCaaacattacaatttttttgtcaaaggaGGACTGGAAGAGAGTTTTGTGGTCATAGAAACTGGAAATGCACATCTGAGCAAACATAATGTAGTCATAGAGGGAATAAATCCAGACCTTGCTCCTGACGTTAAAACTTCCATGAAGAATGCATCATACAATAACATGTCATTAGGAGAAGATATGCAAGCCACAAATACATGTTCAAAAAGAAAGCATAATGGGGCAAAGCCAAAAGATCTGCCAACACTTGTATAAATTCCATAAATTTTGACACACGAGCAAGAGATGAAAATTTCGACAACTAAGAAAATGCAATTGTGCATATGTGCAAACAAACTAGTGCAGTAATGCAAGAAATCGACCATTCTTGGGTGAAGCGGAATGCCacgaacaaaaataaaagaaagggcCTTGTAACGGCTGGGGATGTTAACATCGGTAACATTCAACATTCGACAATACAAGTACAAATGATTGGTTGCAAGAGAGTTCATTCCGGAACCCGTAAACATAGTAAACATACATATAGCATAAGCACAAATCTGATTGGGGCACACTACAATGTATCTGCTTCACACCCATCAATGTTTGTAATTCAGTTTCCAAAAGTCCCTCCACGCAGAGAAAGTGGCAACGACAACGTGCTAGGCCTTTCCTGTCATCAATGCACTTGGATGAATCAGGAAATTGGGGCACCCTATAATGGACTGGCCTCATACCCGTCAAAGTTTCAGATTCAGTTTCCAAAAATCCCAAAGAAAAGGAGAACACAAAATCGGAAAAGTTTGAACACTCGTATTACATCTTTTGTGATTACCAAAAATGGAGCACCCCTATTAATTAGCTCCAGAAGATGATCCAATGCATCCTTGTGCATCAAACACACAAGCTTCAAGTACATGTCTTCCAACAAACAATCCTACTAAGGAGAAACAGAATTCcaggaacaaaaataaaagaaaagtcCTTTCTCCTGAACTTGATTGCTACTCATGTTTCCATCCACAACATGTGCAAGgacctttcttttatttttattccagGAATTCTACTTCTCCCATAGTAGGATTATTGCTTTTTGGAAGACATGTACTTGGAGCTTGTGTGTTTTATGCACAAGGATGCACTGGATCATATTCACGAGCTAATAATAGGGGTGCTCCATTTTTGGTAATCATAAAAGATCTAATATGAGTGTTCAAACTTTTCCAATTCTATGGTAtccttttctttgttatttttagaAACTAAATCTGAAACTTTGATGGGTGCCCCAATTTCCTGATTCATCCAAGTGCATTGATGATAGGAAAGGCCTACATGACTTTCCTCTAACATGTTGTCGTTGCCACTTTCTCTGTGTCCAGAGACTTTTGGAAACTGAACCGAAAACATTGATGGCCAAATACtgattttaataaatcaatGACGGGTAGAGACCAAAACGATGGTTTCTGTTGACCTTCGTCACTCGAGTAGCTTTGTGCTAATTAAATAGTAAcgagaaaaataaaac belongs to Medicago truncatula cultivar Jemalong A17 chromosome 6, MtrunA17r5.0-ANR, whole genome shotgun sequence and includes:
- the LOC11443077 gene encoding proline-rich receptor-like protein kinase PERK1 isoform X1, yielding MQPQEPEVALPFEFELNQGESFRQGHLPRPFLSRSNAFLPRRLPSSPPSSPDGSQSGGSLSPPSLLPHAPSRGELLQLSSSSIAFGSSKSMFSYKELWDGTDGFSDANYLGKGGFGSVHKGILPDGKEIAVKQLKADSSQGESEFKAEVEIISRVHHKHLVSLVGYCSAGYEMLLAYEFVPNKTLEFHLHGKAQTILDWSARQLIAVGSAKGLEYLHEDCNPKIIHRDIKAANILLDSKFEAKVADFGLAKDSPDSSTHVSTQVKGTFGYLDPEYAYTGRLTDKSDVYSYGVVLLELITGRVAIDKANPHMDVNLVEWARPFFMRALKGKNDLVDPRLKKQFDRKEMTHMVACAAACTRQSAKDRPKMSQVVRVLEGAVPVETLKAGVTRGHSRGYSRDYNSQQHREEGMTKLKKIASVLKGKWKSEQ
- the LOC11443077 gene encoding proline-rich receptor-like protein kinase PERK1 isoform X2: MQPQEPEVALPFEFELNQGHLPRPFLSRSNAFLPRRLPSSPPSSPDGSQSGGSLSPPSLLPHAPSRGELLQLSSSSIAFGSSKSMFSYKELWDGTDGFSDANYLGKGGFGSVHKGILPDGKEIAVKQLKADSSQGESEFKAEVEIISRVHHKHLVSLVGYCSAGYEMLLAYEFVPNKTLEFHLHGKAQTILDWSARQLIAVGSAKGLEYLHEDCNPKIIHRDIKAANILLDSKFEAKVADFGLAKDSPDSSTHVSTQVKGTFGYLDPEYAYTGRLTDKSDVYSYGVVLLELITGRVAIDKANPHMDVNLVEWARPFFMRALKGKNDLVDPRLKKQFDRKEMTHMVACAAACTRQSAKDRPKMSQVVRVLEGAVPVETLKAGVTRGHSRGYSRDYNSQQHREEGMTKLKKIASVLKGKWKSEQ